From the Bacillus tuaregi genome, one window contains:
- the dnaE gene encoding DNA polymerase III subunit alpha, producing the protein MSFIHLHVYSAFSLLTSTASVEELVRDAKKKGYGALALTDRNVMYGAVSFYKECMKHSIKPIIGLTADVLSEEQEGAAFPLVLLAKNQIGLQNLLKISSSIQTKSLSGIPIKWLKHYSKGLFALTPGKDGEIEQALLNGDITSAERVLSLYKQLFGESFYISLQQHHISAEMNVNRKLVELAKHYQVQLVATNQVYYLYKEDAFAHECLLAIKNGNKLQDENRELLESHHYDLKTPTEMIELFTEIPDALENTLKIAEACNVMIELHKTKLPRYPTGNGQAAEELLEEICWKGLQERYDSLTNEVKSRLRYELEIIKKMQFSDYFLIVWDFMRFAREAGILTGPGRGSAAGSLVAYTLYITDVDPIQHQLLFERFLNPERISMPDIDIDFPDHRREEVIRYVTNKYGQLHVAQIITFGTLAAKAALRDVGRVFGLNTKELDRLSRMIPGKAGITLKEAYAESKLLKDFVAETDQQKRLFETALKLEGLPRHTSTHAAGVVISEQPLVDIIPIQQGHENIYLTQYSMEHLEELGLLKIDFLGLRNLSLIESILKSIYRKTGKKLNIKEIPMDDPAAFQLISNGLTTGVFQLESDGMRNVLTRLKPNRFEDIVAVNALYRPGPMENIPHFIDRKHGREKVVYPHPDLEPILENTYGIIVYQEQILKIASKMAGFSLGDADLLRRAVSKKQKEVLDRERTHFIEGAERKGYERITANEIYDLIVRFANYGFNRSHAVAYSFIAYQLAYLKAHYPIHFMASILTSVTGNEVKISQYLREMKTMHIPLLAPSINKSGYSFLAEKDGIRFSLGAVKGVGIAALTEIMRARKEKLFVDLFDLCIRVSTKVVNRKTLEALVYSGSLDEFDEDRAVLLASLDVALDHAQLVKPNESQQGDLFSHIELTIRPKYMEVEPMREEDKLRMEKEVLGFYLSNHPVSLYEKYFPALKVHALFDTIPLNSNRKAVVHIGETKKIRTKKGEQMAFIIISDSSGEMEAVVFPNVYKKISSILQQGNILVIEGKEEERQGKTQFMIKAAQEIEAAVEPLNDETTVFIKITKEQETVEQLQLLKGILKKHPGPVQVVLYYESTQKTIRLEERLFITPSKVCLEQLKEMVGDENVLLK; encoded by the coding sequence GTGTCATTTATTCACCTTCATGTTTATAGTGCGTTTAGCTTGTTAACGAGCACAGCATCTGTGGAAGAACTTGTACGGGATGCGAAGAAAAAAGGGTATGGTGCCTTAGCGCTAACGGACCGTAACGTAATGTACGGTGCTGTAAGCTTTTATAAAGAATGTATGAAACATTCCATCAAGCCAATAATTGGACTAACAGCGGATGTACTCAGTGAAGAACAAGAGGGAGCTGCTTTTCCGCTTGTCCTACTAGCGAAAAATCAAATCGGGCTGCAAAATCTGTTGAAAATATCGAGCAGCATTCAAACAAAATCATTATCTGGGATCCCCATAAAATGGCTAAAGCATTATTCTAAAGGATTATTTGCTTTAACTCCTGGAAAAGATGGGGAAATAGAACAGGCGCTGCTAAATGGTGATATCACAAGTGCTGAAAGGGTGCTGAGCTTATATAAGCAATTATTCGGAGAATCGTTCTATATCAGTCTCCAACAGCATCACATCTCAGCTGAAATGAATGTAAATCGAAAGCTTGTAGAGTTAGCTAAACATTATCAGGTTCAGCTAGTGGCAACGAATCAGGTATATTATTTATATAAAGAGGATGCCTTTGCTCATGAGTGCTTACTGGCTATTAAAAATGGAAACAAACTGCAGGATGAAAATCGGGAGCTACTTGAAAGTCATCATTATGATTTAAAGACTCCAACGGAAATGATTGAGCTTTTCACAGAAATTCCGGATGCATTAGAAAATACACTAAAAATTGCCGAAGCGTGTAATGTCATGATCGAGCTTCATAAGACAAAGCTGCCAAGATATCCGACAGGTAACGGTCAGGCAGCAGAGGAATTGCTGGAGGAGATCTGCTGGAAGGGACTTCAGGAACGTTATGACTCACTAACTAATGAGGTAAAGAGCCGACTTCGATATGAATTAGAAATAATCAAGAAGATGCAGTTTAGCGATTATTTTCTTATTGTCTGGGATTTTATGAGATTTGCTCGAGAAGCAGGCATATTAACTGGTCCGGGCAGGGGATCGGCAGCAGGTTCATTGGTTGCCTATACGCTTTATATAACCGATGTTGATCCGATTCAACATCAGCTTCTTTTTGAACGTTTTCTCAATCCGGAACGGATTTCAATGCCCGATATTGATATTGACTTTCCGGACCATAGGCGTGAGGAAGTTATCCGTTATGTGACAAATAAATATGGCCAGCTCCATGTTGCGCAAATCATTACGTTCGGTACATTAGCAGCCAAAGCGGCTCTTAGGGATGTAGGCAGGGTGTTTGGTCTTAATACAAAGGAATTAGATAGATTGTCAAGAATGATTCCGGGGAAAGCTGGGATAACGCTTAAGGAAGCCTATGCTGAATCTAAGCTGTTAAAGGATTTTGTCGCTGAAACAGACCAGCAGAAGCGGCTTTTTGAAACAGCTTTAAAGCTTGAGGGACTTCCAAGGCATACTTCCACACATGCCGCTGGAGTTGTGATTAGTGAACAGCCATTAGTTGATATTATCCCGATTCAGCAGGGGCATGAGAATATTTATTTAACTCAGTATTCGATGGAGCATTTAGAGGAGCTTGGTCTCTTAAAAATTGATTTTCTTGGCTTAAGAAATCTTTCTTTAATTGAGTCTATTTTAAAGTCTATCTATCGTAAAACTGGTAAAAAATTAAATATAAAAGAAATCCCGATGGATGATCCAGCAGCCTTTCAGTTAATCAGTAATGGACTGACGACTGGTGTATTTCAACTGGAATCTGACGGAATGCGGAATGTGCTGACACGACTGAAGCCAAACCGCTTCGAGGATATCGTAGCAGTAAATGCTCTATATCGTCCGGGTCCAATGGAAAATATCCCGCACTTCATTGATCGGAAGCACGGCCGCGAAAAAGTCGTCTATCCACATCCTGATTTAGAGCCAATTCTTGAAAATACATACGGGATTATTGTATATCAGGAACAAATATTGAAAATTGCTTCCAAAATGGCAGGCTTTTCACTAGGTGATGCGGACCTCTTAAGAAGGGCAGTGAGTAAAAAGCAAAAGGAAGTGCTAGATCGGGAGAGGACCCATTTTATTGAGGGGGCTGAACGTAAAGGCTATGAACGAATAACGGCAAACGAAATCTATGATTTAATCGTTCGATTTGCTAATTATGGCTTTAATAGAAGTCATGCCGTTGCATACAGCTTTATCGCTTATCAGCTTGCTTACTTGAAGGCACACTATCCGATTCATTTTATGGCCTCTATCTTAACATCTGTTACAGGAAATGAAGTGAAAATATCTCAATATTTAAGAGAAATGAAGACAATGCATATCCCTCTTCTAGCCCCATCAATTAATAAAAGCGGCTATTCCTTTCTCGCTGAAAAGGATGGAATCCGGTTTAGTCTTGGAGCTGTAAAAGGAGTTGGCATTGCGGCATTAACTGAAATTATGCGTGCCCGCAAGGAAAAGCTATTTGTTGATTTATTCGATCTCTGCATAAGAGTATCAACGAAAGTGGTCAATCGCAAAACCTTAGAGGCGCTTGTTTATTCAGGTAGTTTAGATGAGTTTGATGAGGATCGTGCCGTGCTATTGGCAAGCTTAGATGTTGCTCTCGACCATGCCCAGCTAGTAAAGCCGAATGAGAGTCAACAGGGAGATTTATTTTCTCATATTGAATTAACGATTAGACCTAAGTATATGGAAGTAGAGCCGATGCGTGAAGAGGATAAGCTTCGAATGGAAAAGGAAGTACTTGGCTTCTATTTATCCAATCATCCTGTATCCCTATATGAGAAGTATTTTCCTGCTTTAAAGGTACATGCGTTATTTGATACGATTCCTTTAAATTCTAATCGAAAAGCAGTCGTCCATATTGGTGAAACCAAAAAAATCCGTACCAAAAAAGGTGAACAGATGGCTTTTATCATCATAAGTGACTCTAGCGGAGAGATGGAGGCTGTTGTATTTCCTAATGTATATAAGAAAATTTCATCTATTTTACAGCAAGGAAATATCCTGGTTATCGAAGGAAAAGAAGAGGAACGTCAAGGAAAAACCCAGTTTATGATTAAGGCAGCACAGGAGATTGAGGCTGCAGTTGAGCCTTTAAATGATGAAACAACGGTATTCATTAAAATTACGAAAGAGCAAGAAACTGTTGAACAGCTCCAGCTCTTAAAAGGAATATTGAAAAAGCATCCTGGTCCTGTCCAAGTAGTTCTTTACTATGAGAGTACCCAGAAAACGATTCGGTTAGAGGAGCGCCTGTTTATTACTCCATCAAAAGTCTGTTTGGAGCAATTGAAAGAAATGGTTGGAGATGAAAACGTACTTTTGAAGTAA
- a CDS encoding DHH family phosphoesterase, producing the protein MKEQILQTIKKYDTIIIHRHVRPDPDAYGSQGGLAEVLKASFPDKSIFTVGKEEETLQFLRHLDDIPDDTYNGALVIVCDTANEARIDDSRYKLGDMLIKIDHHPNEDPYGDMLWVDTSASSTSELIYEFYLYGKDKGLQMSDAAARLIYSGIVGDTGRFLYPSTTEKTFAYAGELIHYQFSRTELYEGMYNLKPKIVKLSGYILQNFETGTNGVAYVKLTKELLEQYEATPAEASLLVGTLGNIQGIMAWVFFIEEEDQIRVRLRSKGPVINGIARHYKGGGHPKAAGASIYSWTHAEQVISEVEDICGEFARS; encoded by the coding sequence ATGAAAGAGCAAATACTTCAGACTATAAAAAAATATGATACGATTATCATTCATCGTCATGTTCGTCCTGACCCTGACGCGTATGGGTCACAAGGTGGTCTTGCAGAGGTGTTAAAGGCGTCATTTCCAGATAAGTCCATTTTTACCGTAGGAAAAGAAGAAGAAACCCTCCAATTTTTAAGACATCTCGATGATATACCTGATGATACCTATAATGGAGCACTTGTCATCGTGTGTGATACGGCAAATGAAGCGCGAATCGACGACAGTAGGTATAAGCTTGGGGATATGCTGATTAAAATTGACCACCACCCTAATGAGGATCCATATGGTGACATGCTGTGGGTAGATACAAGTGCAAGTTCTACCAGTGAATTAATTTATGAATTTTATCTCTATGGGAAAGATAAGGGCTTGCAGATGTCAGATGCAGCGGCAAGGCTAATCTATTCCGGGATAGTTGGTGATACCGGTCGTTTTTTGTACCCAAGTACAACGGAAAAAACCTTTGCCTATGCAGGTGAGTTGATTCATTATCAATTTTCTCGTACAGAGCTATACGAAGGTATGTATAATTTAAAACCTAAAATCGTGAAGCTTAGCGGATATATTTTACAAAACTTCGAAACCGGTACTAACGGTGTTGCCTACGTGAAGTTAACAAAGGAATTGCTCGAGCAATATGAGGCGACTCCGGCTGAAGCATCTCTGCTAGTTGGTACACTTGGAAACATTCAAGGTATCATGGCTTGGGTCTTCTTTATTGAGGAAGAGGACCAGATTAGAGTACGGTTACGCTCGAAGGGACCAGTTATTAATGGGATTGCCCGCCATTATAAAGGGGGCGGCCATCCAAAAGCTGCGGGGGCCTCTATTTATTCCTGGACTCATGCAGAGCAGGTAATCAGCGAAGTAGAGGATATATGTGGAGAGTTTGCCCGGTCTTAA
- the ytrI gene encoding sporulation membrane protein YtrI: protein MRIPPYYRKPSWQRFFAGMVIGGVISWFVFLYIYGEWQEEYSKEIQTQKDEISELKNEKTIWQEEFKKLNKENKAKLTVQSIYIKITNKDKYHLDQLSVLEIEDDVREDIRMMIAKDIDTVYNSRKLIKKIIENKTVKANEKRYKLKVSEMTIHTTLSIELELAISD from the coding sequence ATGAGAATTCCGCCATATTATCGAAAGCCTTCCTGGCAGCGATTTTTTGCCGGCATGGTAATAGGCGGAGTGATAAGCTGGTTTGTCTTTTTATATATTTATGGTGAATGGCAGGAGGAGTATAGTAAAGAAATCCAAACACAAAAAGATGAAATCTCTGAATTAAAGAACGAAAAGACCATATGGCAGGAGGAATTTAAAAAACTGAATAAAGAAAACAAAGCCAAGCTCACCGTACAATCCATCTATATTAAAATTACCAATAAAGATAAATACCATCTTGATCAGCTTTCTGTATTAGAAATAGAGGATGACGTACGGGAAGATATTCGTATGATGATAGCAAAAGATATCGATACTGTCTATAACAGTCGCAAGCTAATAAAGAAAATCATCGAAAACAAAACAGTCAAAGCAAATGAGAAGCGTTATAAGTTAAAGGTTAGTGAAATGACGATTCACACAACACTGTCCATTGAATTAGAGCTAGCGATTTCTGACTAG
- a CDS encoding NAD(P)-dependent malic enzyme, translating into MTLREEALHMHRVNKGKLESKSKVEVLNAKDLSLAYSPGVAEPCKEIYDKPDTVYEYTMKGNMVAVVSDGTAVLGLGNIGPSAALPVMEGKSVLFKSFAGVDAFPICLNTTDVEKIIETVKLLEPNFGGVNLEDIAAPNCFVIEERLKKETNIPVFHDDQHGTAIVTLAGLLNALKIVNKRISEIKVIANGAGAAGIAIIKLLHSFGVRDIIMCDTKGAIYEGRPVGMNKVKSEVAKFTNRDNQSGSLQDVIVDADVFIGVSAQDALSSDMVKTMNRDPIIFAMANPNPEIHPDAAKAAGAAVVGTGRSDFPNQVNNVLAFPGIFRGALDVRATHINEKMKVAAVHAIANLIDEKDLHADYVIPAPFDSRVAPAVAAAVAKAAMETGVARLNVDPEEIKEKTRKLALIGKSE; encoded by the coding sequence GTGACGTTAAGAGAAGAAGCTTTGCATATGCATCGAGTAAACAAAGGTAAACTGGAATCAAAATCAAAAGTAGAGGTTCTAAATGCAAAGGATCTAAGTTTAGCATACTCTCCTGGAGTAGCGGAGCCATGTAAAGAAATATATGATAAGCCGGATACGGTTTATGAGTATACAATGAAAGGAAATATGGTTGCCGTTGTCTCAGATGGTACAGCAGTACTAGGTCTTGGAAACATTGGACCATCAGCTGCATTGCCGGTTATGGAGGGAAAGTCAGTATTGTTTAAAAGCTTCGCTGGTGTCGACGCTTTCCCCATTTGCTTAAATACAACAGATGTTGAAAAAATTATTGAAACCGTTAAACTCCTGGAGCCTAATTTTGGTGGTGTTAACCTAGAAGATATTGCAGCACCAAATTGCTTTGTTATTGAAGAAAGACTAAAGAAAGAAACAAATATTCCCGTTTTTCACGATGATCAACATGGAACAGCTATCGTGACATTAGCTGGTTTGTTGAATGCGTTGAAGATTGTTAATAAAAGAATTTCGGAAATAAAGGTTATTGCAAATGGTGCAGGTGCTGCGGGGATTGCGATAATCAAGCTTTTGCATAGCTTTGGTGTCCGTGACATTATCATGTGTGATACAAAGGGAGCTATATATGAAGGCCGTCCGGTAGGAATGAATAAGGTTAAATCAGAGGTCGCTAAGTTTACAAATCGTGATAATCAGTCCGGCAGTCTACAGGATGTAATTGTAGACGCGGATGTATTTATTGGTGTATCTGCTCAGGATGCATTATCTAGTGATATGGTAAAAACGATGAATCGTGATCCCATTATTTTTGCGATGGCTAATCCGAATCCGGAAATTCACCCTGATGCGGCAAAGGCTGCTGGGGCTGCAGTTGTAGGAACGGGGAGATCCGACTTCCCTAACCAGGTGAATAATGTGCTTGCTTTTCCTGGTATTTTCCGAGGGGCGCTTGATGTCAGGGCCACACATATTAATGAAAAGATGAAAGTGGCAGCTGTTCATGCGATTGCAAATCTAATAGATGAAAAGGATCTGCATGCAGATTATGTTATTCCGGCCCCATTTGATTCCAGGGTTGCCCCGGCGGTAGCTGCGGCCGTGGCAAA
- a CDS encoding YtrH family sporulation protein has protein sequence MQEQPFFSLFLQSYFIALGVLIGGSLIGGMAAFLTGKPPLTEIYRISGMIRIWAIVTAIGGTFDAVYTFERGFLEGETKDLFKQFLLILSALGGAQTGSLFITWLTQEHTTL, from the coding sequence ATGCAGGAACAACCCTTTTTTTCTTTATTCTTACAAAGCTATTTTATCGCACTTGGCGTATTAATTGGAGGATCCCTTATTGGAGGCATGGCCGCCTTCCTTACTGGTAAACCACCTTTAACGGAAATCTATCGAATTTCAGGTATGATTCGAATATGGGCAATTGTCACGGCCATTGGCGGAACATTTGATGCTGTGTATACCTTTGAAAGAGGATTTTTAGAAGGTGAAACTAAGGACTTATTTAAGCAATTTCTTCTGATCCTGTCTGCATTAGGAGGTGCACAGACGGGATCATTGTTTATCACCTGGCTGACACAGGAGCATACAACGCTATGA